TGCCAGCCGCCGCACCTTCGGCGGCGGCTGGAGCCGTTACAGCAGCGGCCGGTTCAGCCGCTGCTGCACTTGCGGCCGCTGCAGGCACGCTGCCGCTCTGCGGTGCGGCCGCTTCCGGCTTGCCGCCGCTGGCAGCACCCGCGGCGCTGCCGGCGCCGATGATGCCGATGGCTTCGCCAACGGCAACGTTCTCGCCCGCCTGGCGCAGGATGGAGGAGATGACGCCGTCCTCCTCCGCACTGATCTCGAGATTGACCTTGTCGGTCTCAAGCTCGGCAAGCACATCCCCCTGGCCGACAGTGTCGCCTTCTTTAACCAGCCATTTGTAGATCGTTCCTTCGGAAATCGATTCGCCCAAATCGGGTACTTTTATCTCGGACACAGGCCGTACCTCCCCAAATATAGTGGTGTGCGTGATATCGTATGACCGCCTTACTGTGCTCAGGAAGACGGTACAGGTGCTTGCACTGCAGCATTCAATTTCAGGGCTTCCCGGACAATGCGCCGCTGCTCGAAGCTGTGGACATCTGCGTAGCCGCTAGCCGGGCTGGAACGATCCGGACGGCCGATGTACTGGACGGTGACCTTCTGCGGTGCGATGGCGCGCAGCCGGGATTCGGCATACGTCCACCCGCCCATATTCTTCGGTTCCTCTTGTACCCAGACGATCTCCTCCAGAGAGCTGAAGCCGCTAAGGTGAGCGCCAATCTCGCGTTCCGGGAACGGATAGAGCTGTTCCATGCGCAAAATGTGCAGCCAGGAGAAGTCCTGTCCGCGTGTGGCCTCCAGCTCCGTCTGGAGATCGATGCCCACCTTGCCGCTGCATACCACGAGGCGCTTCACTGCTTCCGGCTTACTGCCGAGCAGCGGCTCGGGAAGAACCGGCTGGAAGATGCCCGAAGCGAGATCCGCTCCGGCTGAGGTGCTGCGCGTGTTACGGATCAGGCTCTTCGGCGCCATGATAACCAGCGGCCGGGCATCCGGTTGTCCGCAGAGCGCGGCCTGACGGCGGAGCAGATGGAAATACTGCGCAGCACTGGTCAGGTTGGCTACAGTCCAGTTCTCCTCGGCGGAGAGCTGGAGGAACCGTTCCATTCTGCCGCTGGAGTGCTCCGGTCCTTGGCCTTCATAGCCGTGAGGCAGCAGGATTGTCAGGTTGCTGCGCTGTGTCCACTTGGCGCGTCCGGCAGAAATGAACTGGTCAATAATGACCTGAGCGGCATTGGCGAAGTCGCCGTATTGAGCCTCCCAGATGACGAAGGTCTCCGGTGCGAACACATTATAACCATATTCGAAGCCGAGGACAGAGGCCTCGGACAGCGGACTGTTGTAGACGCCGAATGAAGCGGCGGCATCACTCAGCTGATGCAGCGGAGCATAGAGTTCACCGTTCTCGCTGTCATGCAGCACCAGATGACGGTGGGCGAAGGTGCCGCGCTGTGAATCCTGTCCGCTGAGGCGGATCGGCGTGCCATCCTTCAGGATGGTAGCGAAGGCAAGCGTCTCTGCCAGTGCCCAGTCCACCCGCTCTCCGTCATTCAGTGCATCCTTGCGGCGCTGCAATATCCGTTCCAGCTTCGGATAGACCTTGAAGCCGGCCGGTACGCGCAGCAGCTCGCGGTTAATCTCCTGCAGACCGGCCAGCGGGAAGGCATTCGGACGCTTCTGGGGACTGTCGTTATCCAGCGCGACGGCGGTTTTGGATTCCGCATTCTTCTGCTTGCCTTCCTTCATCTGATCGAAGGCCTGCTGAAGGACACTCTCCGCCTCGGCAATCATGTTCGTTACATCATCGGCTGTAATTACCTTCTCGCGCTCCAGGCGTTCTGCATAAGCGCGGTATACAGTAGGGTGGTTCCGCACCTTGCCGTATACAATCGGCTGTGTAGTCTCGGGATCATCCATTTCATTATGCCCGTGGCGGCGGTAGCCGATCAGATCAATCAGGAAGTCCTTCTTGAACATATGGCGGTAAGCGCAGGCCAGACGGACTGCGGCAATACAAGCTTCAGGGTCATCGGCATTGACATGCACGACCGGGATCTCATACCCTTTGGCCAAGTCGCTGGCATAATGGGTGGAGCGGGAATCTTCGCTCTCTGTGGTGAAGCCGATCCGGTTATTGACGATAATATGCACGGTACCGCCATTCTGATAACCCTGCAATTTGCCGATATTAAGCGTCTCAGCGACAATGCCCTCTCCAGGGAAGGCGGCATCGCCGTGCATCAGCACAGCCATGG
This genomic interval from Paenibacillus sp. FSL H8-0332 contains the following:
- a CDS encoding 2-oxoglutarate dehydrogenase E1 component, translated to MAVKEPYNDTVWSKYYGPNLGYIQERYEQFVKDPSSVEQHYRDLFTVSGPPPLAPDAERAPRPAVSADAQWLKKAVKASKLIANIRIYGHMAADIDPLERSTNPMAKWLELETYELTREDLNALPASLIWDNAPADVHTAMDAVHRMRQAYTQTIAYEFGHVHDERELRWLNSQAESMTSPAPLNNTERKELLKRLIQVEHFETFLHKTFVGQKRFSLEGNDALVPMLDEIVRAAAHDGAEHILMGMAHRGRLNVLAHILGKPYDIIFSEFHHSPNKELFPSEGSMGVTYGWSGDVKYHLGADRAVREGETVRTRITLANNPSHLEFVNPVVEGFTRAAQEERNAPGMPKLNTSKAMAVLMHGDAAFPGEGIVAETLNIGKLQGYQNGGTVHIIVNNRIGFTTESEDSRSTHYASDLAKGYEIPVVHVNADDPEACIAAVRLACAYRHMFKKDFLIDLIGYRRHGHNEMDDPETTQPIVYGKVRNHPTVYRAYAERLEREKVITADDVTNMIAEAESVLQQAFDQMKEGKQKNAESKTAVALDNDSPQKRPNAFPLAGLQEINRELLRVPAGFKVYPKLERILQRRKDALNDGERVDWALAETLAFATILKDGTPIRLSGQDSQRGTFAHRHLVLHDSENGELYAPLHQLSDAAASFGVYNSPLSEASVLGFEYGYNVFAPETFVIWEAQYGDFANAAQVIIDQFISAGRAKWTQRSNLTILLPHGYEGQGPEHSSGRMERFLQLSAEENWTVANLTSAAQYFHLLRRQAALCGQPDARPLVIMAPKSLIRNTRSTSAGADLASGIFQPVLPEPLLGSKPEAVKRLVVCSGKVGIDLQTELEATRGQDFSWLHILRMEQLYPFPEREIGAHLSGFSSLEEIVWVQEEPKNMGGWTYAESRLRAIAPQKVTVQYIGRPDRSSPASGYADVHSFEQRRIVREALKLNAAVQAPVPSS